A genome region from Micromonospora inyonensis includes the following:
- a CDS encoding class I SAM-dependent methyltransferase, giving the protein MRWYENDGLWSGFGELMFSERRAVEAEANVADSPLLKFTPGTRVLDLCCGPGLYVVPLARRGHAVTGVDLNQEMLDRAASVCAEAGVEARLEQGDMGDYVRPGEFDVVINMYTSFGYFAEPERNLQVLRNAHESLVPGGQILMDLLGKEVLASWVGRPQAVDLPDGVAFMRDTVLDDWTRLRTDWTLVRDGAVHQASIVSFVYSAAEMRAMLEQAGFVDIECFGGFDGSTYDNHAKRLIVRGTRPR; this is encoded by the coding sequence ATGCGGTGGTACGAGAACGACGGACTCTGGTCAGGTTTCGGGGAGCTGATGTTCTCCGAGCGCCGGGCCGTCGAGGCCGAGGCCAATGTCGCCGACTCACCGCTGCTCAAGTTCACCCCGGGCACCCGGGTGCTCGACCTGTGCTGCGGCCCCGGCCTGTACGTGGTGCCCCTGGCCCGGCGCGGGCACGCCGTCACCGGTGTCGACCTGAACCAGGAGATGCTCGACAGGGCGGCCTCGGTCTGCGCCGAAGCCGGAGTCGAGGCCCGGCTGGAACAGGGCGACATGGGCGACTACGTCCGTCCGGGCGAGTTCGACGTCGTGATCAACATGTACACGTCCTTCGGGTACTTCGCGGAACCGGAGCGGAACCTCCAGGTCCTCCGCAACGCCCACGAGAGTCTGGTGCCGGGCGGGCAGATCCTGATGGACCTGCTCGGCAAGGAGGTGCTCGCGAGTTGGGTCGGCCGCCCGCAGGCGGTGGACCTCCCCGACGGGGTGGCGTTCATGCGGGACACCGTCCTCGACGACTGGACCCGGCTGCGGACCGACTGGACCCTGGTCCGGGACGGTGCCGTGCACCAGGCCTCGATCGTCTCGTTCGTCTACAGTGCCGCCGAGATGCGCGCGATGCTCGAACAGGCCGGCTTCGTCGACATCGAGTGCTTCGGCGGGTTCGACGGCAGCACCTACGACAACCACGCGAAGCGGCTGATCGTACGGGGAACGCGTCCCCGCTGA
- a CDS encoding pyridoxal-phosphate dependent enzyme: protein MLRTRTRTPLVIHDHVTDALKTPALIRLADNVILARFETMKVYAALGAVRALLDAGTIRPGQTLVDSSSGIYALALALACHRYGLRCHIVASTTVDATMRAQLEILGATVDQMPPSANLGLDQQRRVARVRQLLAENPDLHWMRQYHDPVHYLGYHELAGLIADALPDADLTVVGSVGTGSSTGGMTEALRGLGRGVRLVGIQPFGSVTFGADRFADPEAIIAGIGSSVWFDNVHHELYDTIHWIDFRHAMGGAVHLLRGHAVFAGLSTGATYLAAGWEARRHPDRMHLVIGADTGHRYVERVFARHAEAIDPTRTRPLEITSLAELALPWSVLEWRRQPWRKTGTESNR, encoded by the coding sequence ATGCTCCGCACCCGCACCCGAACCCCGCTGGTGATCCACGACCACGTCACCGACGCACTGAAGACGCCGGCCCTGATCCGGCTCGCCGACAACGTCATCCTCGCCCGGTTCGAGACGATGAAGGTGTACGCCGCACTCGGTGCCGTACGCGCCCTGCTGGACGCCGGCACCATCCGGCCCGGACAGACCCTCGTCGACTCTTCCAGCGGCATCTACGCCCTGGCCCTGGCCCTGGCCTGTCACCGCTACGGGCTGCGCTGCCACATCGTCGCGTCGACCACCGTGGACGCCACGATGCGGGCCCAACTGGAGATCCTCGGCGCCACCGTCGACCAGATGCCCCCCTCCGCGAACCTGGGTCTCGACCAGCAACGACGGGTCGCCCGGGTACGCCAGCTGCTGGCCGAGAACCCGGATCTGCACTGGATGCGTCAGTACCACGACCCGGTGCACTACCTCGGCTACCACGAGCTGGCCGGCCTGATCGCCGACGCGCTGCCCGACGCCGACCTGACCGTGGTGGGCTCGGTCGGCACCGGTTCCTCCACGGGCGGGATGACCGAGGCGCTGCGCGGGCTCGGCCGTGGGGTCCGGCTGGTCGGCATCCAGCCCTTCGGCAGCGTGACCTTCGGCGCCGACCGGTTCGCCGACCCCGAGGCGATCATCGCCGGCATCGGCAGCTCGGTCTGGTTCGACAACGTGCACCACGAGCTGTACGACACGATCCACTGGATCGACTTCCGGCACGCCATGGGCGGCGCGGTCCACCTGCTGCGCGGGCATGCCGTGTTCGCCGGCCTCTCGACCGGAGCGACATATCTCGCCGCCGGGTGGGAGGCCCGGCGGCACCCGGACCGGATGCATCTGGTGATCGGCGCGGACACCGGTCACCGCTACGTCGAGCGGGTCTTCGCCCGGCACGCCGAGGCGATCGACCCCACCCGCACCCGACCGCTGGAGATCACCTCGCTGGCCGAGCTCGCGCTGCCCTGGTCGGTACTCGAATGGCGACGCCAACCCTGGCGCAAGACCGGAACGGAGAGCAACCGATGA
- a CDS encoding ATP-grasp domain-containing protein, with protein sequence MTIVLLEALTFGLGRLVDAADRAGERLCLLTHDRGWYRYELSRLRPDALDVVDVDTYDAAACATALSKIPDLHGMINSTDTWGVTGAGLLAEFGLPGTPVDTWRLLRDKQRVRALLHQRGLSRTTAVDVPGGSDRERIVDALREQVGLPLVVKDSAGTSSRNVWIARTRADLSAALAAAGTRQLTGRLVVEPFFAGPLYSAETLTWAGRTRLLGVLSRQVSREPLVREEASAYPVALPEPDLAALAEWVASVLAAVGYEQGFAHVEFVLTSDGPELIEINGRIGGALVGEALCRRLDANVYEGLVRMALGQPPALPEHAPDSAPAVAFAPVYADRAGALTDVRGLDALTDFPGTPRWYPTARSGQRIEHLTDQRACIGFVLAEGPTAELALHRVLSAAGAVRPMISDGP encoded by the coding sequence ATGACCATCGTCCTGCTGGAGGCCCTCACCTTCGGGCTGGGCCGGCTCGTCGACGCCGCCGACCGTGCCGGCGAACGCCTCTGCCTGCTCACCCACGACCGGGGCTGGTACCGCTACGAGTTGTCCCGGCTGCGGCCCGACGCGCTCGACGTCGTCGACGTCGACACCTACGACGCCGCCGCCTGCGCCACCGCCCTCAGCAAGATCCCCGACCTGCACGGGATGATCAACTCCACCGACACGTGGGGCGTCACCGGAGCCGGCCTGCTGGCCGAGTTCGGCCTGCCCGGCACCCCGGTCGACACCTGGCGTCTGCTGCGGGACAAGCAGCGGGTGCGGGCACTGTTGCACCAGCGGGGCCTCAGCCGGACCACCGCGGTCGACGTACCCGGCGGGTCGGACCGCGAGCGGATCGTCGACGCGCTGCGGGAACAGGTCGGGCTGCCGCTGGTGGTGAAGGACTCGGCCGGCACCTCGTCCCGGAACGTGTGGATCGCCCGTACCCGCGCGGACCTTAGCGCCGCGCTCGCCGCCGCCGGGACCCGACAGCTCACCGGCCGGCTCGTCGTCGAGCCCTTCTTCGCCGGCCCGCTCTACAGCGCCGAGACCCTCACCTGGGCTGGCCGGACCCGCCTGCTCGGCGTCCTCAGCCGGCAGGTCTCCCGCGAACCCCTCGTCCGGGAAGAGGCCTCCGCGTACCCGGTCGCCCTCCCGGAACCCGACCTGGCCGCCCTCGCCGAGTGGGTGGCGAGCGTCCTGGCCGCCGTCGGCTACGAGCAGGGCTTCGCCCACGTGGAGTTCGTGCTCACCAGCGACGGGCCGGAGCTGATCGAGATCAACGGCCGGATCGGCGGGGCGCTGGTCGGCGAGGCACTGTGCCGCCGGCTCGACGCCAACGTGTACGAAGGGCTGGTCCGGATGGCGCTCGGGCAGCCGCCCGCGCTCCCCGAACACGCCCCGGACTCCGCACCGGCGGTCGCGTTCGCCCCGGTCTACGCCGACCGGGCCGGTGCGCTGACCGACGTACGGGGCCTGGACGCGCTGACCGACTTCCCGGGCACGCCCCGGTGGTACCCGACAGCGCGCTCCGGCCAGCGCATCGAGCACCTCACCGACCAGCGCGCCTGCATCGGTTTCGTGCTCGCCGAGGGTCCCACCGCCGAACTCGCCCTGCACCGGGTGCTGAGCGCCGCCGGGGCGGTACGCCCGATGATCAGCGACGGCCCGTGA
- a CDS encoding MFS transporter, protein MSRLPGLGAFTVPQRFLLASSFLIPLASFAVLPFMSVLLHQRLGLGLPLVGVVLAVASLIQFAGGIVGAAVAERVGLRRTMLLALVVRTVGFAGFVPGLRWPAVAVVALGLTSCGAALYLPANKAYLIHRADPQRRPMLLAASGSAFNAGIALGPLAAGPFVMTASTTLFALVTGLFVVVAAGHFRLPPEPPGGDAGDVPDGGDAEPADGTTRAGARVERPRRVLDGLPVLPFAITALSLYLFMFFQHFLAVYAVPRTSATWYGVVLMAYSAAVVVLQPALSNWIGRLRYPQAMRVGFATIGTGMAVLAVAHPAALLAGALLICLGEIVLFLKNDLVALEMSDRSPAVVFGQQRLAAGIGALVSGVVGGIGYQYLDRLGNAGWFWLAVAAQCLLLPPLVIVLARWLQGTRPPPGPPARSPGHGAPRATASVGGGPPQSG, encoded by the coding sequence GTGAGCCGCCTTCCCGGCCTCGGGGCGTTCACCGTGCCACAGCGGTTCCTGCTGGCCAGCTCCTTCCTCATCCCGCTGGCCAGCTTCGCCGTCCTGCCGTTCATGTCCGTCCTGCTGCACCAACGCCTCGGCCTCGGACTACCGCTCGTCGGCGTGGTGCTCGCGGTCGCCTCGCTGATCCAGTTCGCCGGCGGCATCGTCGGCGCCGCCGTCGCCGAGCGGGTCGGGCTACGCCGCACCATGCTGCTCGCGCTGGTCGTTCGCACCGTCGGGTTCGCCGGCTTCGTTCCCGGCCTGCGCTGGCCGGCCGTGGCCGTCGTCGCCCTCGGGCTGACCAGCTGCGGTGCCGCGCTCTACCTGCCGGCGAACAAGGCGTACCTGATCCACCGGGCCGACCCGCAACGCCGGCCCATGCTGCTCGCCGCCAGCGGGTCGGCGTTCAACGCCGGCATCGCGCTCGGCCCGCTCGCCGCCGGACCGTTCGTCATGACCGCCTCCACAACGCTGTTCGCCCTGGTAACCGGCCTGTTCGTGGTGGTTGCCGCCGGCCATTTCCGGCTGCCGCCCGAACCGCCCGGCGGGGATGCCGGGGACGTGCCGGACGGAGGCGACGCCGAACCCGCCGACGGGACCACACGGGCGGGCGCGCGGGTCGAACGGCCTCGTCGGGTGCTGGACGGCCTACCGGTGCTGCCGTTCGCCATCACCGCGCTCAGCCTCTACCTGTTCATGTTCTTCCAGCACTTCCTCGCCGTGTACGCGGTGCCCCGAACCTCGGCCACCTGGTACGGCGTCGTGCTGATGGCGTACTCGGCGGCAGTCGTCGTACTCCAGCCGGCGCTGTCGAACTGGATCGGCCGGCTGCGCTACCCCCAGGCGATGCGCGTCGGCTTCGCCACCATCGGCACCGGCATGGCCGTGCTCGCCGTCGCCCACCCGGCGGCGCTCCTGGCCGGCGCGTTGCTCATCTGCCTCGGCGAGATCGTGCTGTTCCTCAAGAACGACCTCGTGGCGCTGGAGATGTCCGACCGGTCACCCGCCGTGGTCTTCGGCCAGCAACGGCTCGCCGCCGGCATCGGCGCACTGGTCAGTGGCGTCGTCGGGGGTATCGGCTACCAGTACCTCGACCGGCTCGGCAACGCCGGGTGGTTCTGGTTGGCCGTGGCCGCCCAGTGCCTGCTGCTCCCGCCGCTGGTGATCGTCCTGGCGCGGTGGTTGCAGGGCACCCGACCACCGCCGGGGCCACCCGCCCGGTCGCCGGGCCACGGGGCGCCCCGGGCCACGGCGTCGGTGGGCGGCGGGCCGCCGCAGTCCGGCTGA
- a CDS encoding sensor histidine kinase: protein MADRPAGPPGVDQPTGALPTVTATGPRRFRPGRTLTARAVLVTCAVALVSVLVTAVVAVPLAVRNAQRQAQHTLAAQAQMTVEVLRFRLNRGRPTDDERLLRLLANQDVEAYLIRDGRVDRPGLPPQVVERVAAGRDVSVRRFVDGRPALVEGRALGDGNGVVLTRSRVTGLWRQVLLSIWVPLLAGLAAGLVAGWLLARRLARPIRQAATAAAWLSAGDRAVRLPVEPPDEVAELAHALNGLAEALATSEGRQREFLLSVSHELRTPLTAVRGYAEALADGVLGPDQAAQTGRTMLAEAEHLDRLVSDLLALARLEAADFPLDPVPVDLVQLVAAAADTWSARCAAVGLPFRVEVPAGPVPVYTDPGRIRQVVDGLLENALRVVPPGAPVVLAARPAGVDPVTGGVVEVRDGGPGFTDDDLAVVFERGALHRRYRGIRKVGSGLGLALAAGLVRRLGGTITAGHAPEGGATFTVRLPGVPHRTRPSV from the coding sequence ATGGCTGACCGCCCCGCCGGCCCGCCCGGCGTGGACCAGCCGACCGGGGCGCTGCCGACGGTGACCGCGACCGGGCCGCGCCGATTCCGGCCCGGTCGTACCCTGACCGCCCGCGCGGTGCTGGTCACCTGCGCGGTGGCACTGGTGTCGGTGCTGGTCACCGCAGTGGTGGCGGTGCCGCTGGCGGTCCGCAACGCCCAGCGGCAGGCGCAGCACACGCTGGCCGCGCAGGCGCAGATGACCGTCGAGGTGCTCCGGTTCCGGCTGAACCGGGGCCGTCCGACCGACGACGAACGGCTGCTGCGCCTGTTGGCCAACCAGGACGTCGAGGCGTACCTGATCCGGGACGGGCGGGTCGACCGGCCCGGCCTGCCCCCGCAGGTGGTCGAGCGGGTCGCCGCCGGCCGGGACGTCTCCGTCCGGCGGTTCGTCGACGGCCGGCCGGCCCTGGTCGAGGGGCGCGCGCTCGGCGACGGCAACGGGGTGGTGCTCACCCGGTCCCGGGTCACCGGGCTCTGGCGGCAGGTGCTCCTGAGCATCTGGGTTCCGCTGCTCGCCGGGCTGGCCGCCGGGCTGGTCGCCGGCTGGCTGCTGGCCCGCCGCCTGGCCCGCCCGATCCGGCAGGCGGCCACCGCCGCCGCCTGGCTCAGCGCCGGGGACCGCGCGGTACGGCTACCGGTCGAACCGCCTGACGAGGTCGCCGAGCTGGCGCACGCGCTCAACGGGCTGGCCGAGGCGCTCGCCACCAGTGAGGGACGGCAACGGGAGTTCCTGCTCTCCGTCTCGCACGAGCTGCGTACCCCGTTGACCGCCGTCCGGGGGTACGCCGAGGCACTCGCCGACGGTGTGCTCGGCCCCGACCAGGCGGCGCAGACCGGGCGGACCATGCTGGCCGAGGCGGAGCACCTGGACCGCCTGGTCAGCGACCTGCTCGCGTTGGCCCGGCTGGAGGCGGCCGACTTTCCACTCGACCCGGTCCCGGTGGACCTCGTCCAGCTCGTCGCCGCGGCGGCGGACACCTGGTCGGCCCGGTGCGCGGCGGTCGGCCTGCCGTTCCGGGTCGAGGTGCCCGCCGGGCCGGTTCCGGTGTACACCGATCCGGGGCGGATCCGGCAGGTGGTCGACGGGTTGCTGGAGAACGCGCTGCGGGTCGTACCCCCGGGGGCGCCGGTGGTGCTCGCGGCCCGGCCGGCGGGTGTGGACCCGGTGACGGGCGGGGTGGTCGAGGTCCGGGACGGCGGGCCGGGCTTCACCGACGACGACCTGGCGGTGGTGTTCGAGCGGGGCGCCCTGCACCGGCGGTACCGGGGGATCCGGAAGGTCGGCAGCGGGCTGGGACTGGCGTTGGCCGCCGGGCTGGTGCGGCGGCTCGGCGGCACGATCACCGCCGGGCACGCCCCGGAGGGCGGCGCGACGTTCACCGTCAGGCTGCCCGGAGTGCCGCACCGGACCCGGCCATCGGTGTGA
- a CDS encoding response regulator transcription factor: MSVDAPHHRGLVLVVEDEPAIADLVRLYLARDGFGVHVERDGPTGLAAARRLRPVACVLDIALPGLAGTEVCRRLREAGDWTPVIFLTARDDEVDRILGLELGADDYVTKPFSPRELVARVRAVLRRAAGVPDGAERPRQVGTVTLDPARRTVTVSGTPVQLTSIEFDLLAHLMARPGRVFTREELLAGVWGYAAHAGTRTVDVHVAQVRAKLGDVRVIRTHRGVGYAADG; the protein is encoded by the coding sequence GTGAGCGTCGACGCACCGCACCACCGTGGACTCGTCCTCGTGGTCGAGGACGAACCCGCCATCGCCGACCTGGTCCGGCTCTATCTGGCCCGGGACGGGTTCGGCGTCCACGTCGAACGGGACGGCCCGACCGGGCTGGCCGCCGCCCGCCGCCTCCGACCGGTCGCCTGCGTGCTGGACATCGCCCTGCCCGGCCTGGCCGGGACCGAGGTCTGCCGCCGGCTGCGGGAGGCCGGCGACTGGACACCGGTCATCTTCCTCACCGCCCGGGACGACGAGGTGGACCGGATTCTCGGCCTGGAACTCGGGGCCGACGACTATGTGACCAAGCCGTTCAGTCCGCGTGAGCTGGTCGCCCGGGTCCGGGCGGTGCTGCGGCGCGCGGCCGGGGTGCCGGACGGGGCGGAGCGGCCCCGGCAGGTGGGCACGGTCACCCTCGACCCGGCCCGGCGCACGGTCACCGTCTCCGGCACGCCCGTCCAGCTCACCTCGATCGAGTTCGACCTGCTCGCCCACCTGATGGCCCGCCCCGGACGGGTCTTCACCCGTGAGGAACTGCTCGCCGGGGTCTGGGGTTACGCGGCGCACGCCGGCACCCGGACCGTCGACGTGCACGTGGCGCAGGTCCGGGCCAAGCTCGGCGACGTCCGCGTGATCCGTACCCACCGGGGCGTGGGATACGCCGCCGATGGCTGA
- a CDS encoding thiolase family protein yields MSDAVIVGAVRTPVGRRKGSLAGVHPVDLSAHVLRALAERTGIAPADVDDVVWGCVSQVGEQSWNVARNAVLAAGWPESVPGTTLDRQCGSSQQALHFAAATVLSGQADLVVAGGVESMTRVPMGASVAGGMPFSDQLRERYRGVEGFADDEPLPFNQGVGAELIAARWRFSRSQLDEFALASHEKAAAAQDAGAFDAELAPVALADGGKFTADEGIRRDTSLEKLGELKTPFRADGVVTAGSASQISDGAAALAVTTSEWASRHGLRPLARVHTAVVAADDPVTMLTAPIPATAKALRRAGLGIEEIGVYEANEAFAPVPLAWLAETEADPERLNPRGGAIALGHPLGASGARIMTTMLQHMRDNGIRYGLQTMCEGGGMANATIVELL; encoded by the coding sequence ATGAGTGACGCGGTTATCGTCGGCGCGGTACGCACCCCCGTCGGGCGGCGCAAGGGCAGCCTGGCCGGTGTCCACCCGGTGGACCTCTCGGCGCACGTGCTCCGTGCCCTCGCCGAGCGGACGGGCATCGCCCCGGCCGACGTCGACGACGTGGTCTGGGGGTGCGTGTCCCAGGTGGGCGAGCAGTCCTGGAACGTCGCCCGCAACGCCGTCCTCGCCGCCGGCTGGCCCGAGTCGGTCCCCGGCACCACCCTCGACCGGCAGTGCGGGTCGAGCCAGCAGGCGCTGCACTTCGCCGCCGCCACCGTTCTCTCCGGTCAGGCCGACCTGGTCGTCGCCGGGGGAGTCGAGTCGATGACCCGGGTGCCGATGGGGGCCAGTGTGGCCGGGGGCATGCCCTTCAGCGACCAGCTCCGTGAGCGCTACCGGGGTGTCGAGGGCTTCGCCGACGACGAGCCGCTGCCGTTCAACCAGGGCGTCGGCGCGGAGCTGATCGCCGCGCGCTGGCGCTTCTCCCGCAGTCAGCTCGACGAGTTCGCCCTGGCCAGCCACGAGAAGGCCGCCGCCGCCCAGGACGCCGGGGCGTTCGACGCGGAACTGGCCCCGGTGGCGCTGGCCGACGGGGGCAAGTTCACCGCCGACGAGGGCATCCGCCGGGACACGTCGCTGGAGAAGCTCGGCGAGCTGAAGACCCCGTTCCGCGCCGACGGCGTGGTCACCGCCGGGTCCGCCTCGCAGATCTCCGACGGCGCGGCGGCGCTCGCCGTCACCACCTCCGAGTGGGCCAGCCGGCACGGCCTGCGTCCGCTGGCCCGCGTCCACACCGCCGTCGTCGCCGCCGACGACCCGGTCACCATGCTCACCGCGCCCATCCCGGCCACCGCGAAGGCGCTGCGCCGCGCGGGGCTGGGCATCGAGGAGATCGGGGTGTACGAGGCGAACGAGGCGTTCGCCCCGGTGCCCCTGGCCTGGCTGGCGGAGACCGAGGCCGACCCGGAGCGGCTGAACCCGCGCGGCGGGGCGATCGCCCTCGGCCACCCGCTCGGCGCGTCCGGTGCCCGGATCATGACCACGATGCTCCAGCACATGCGGGACAACGGCATCCGCTACGGCCTGCAGACCATGTGCGAGGGCGGCGGCATGGCCAACGCCACGATCGTCGAACTGCTCTAG
- a CDS encoding rhomboid family intramembrane serine protease, which yields MSESPPTTPVCYRHPGRETYVRCTRCDRPICPECMRDASVGHQCPECVSEGRRSVRPARTAFGGGAAGRQGYVTKALISLNVLMMLLSIASDRGGDSAAGGSGFGGLMGGSTPLTEWGAVLGRALFPDGTIQGVAEGEWYRLLTAMFLHYGVVHLLLNMWALWVLGRSLEAALGPLRFLALYLIAGLGGNVAAYFFSAPNAATAGASTAVFGLFAALFVIMRRLGRDTSAVVPILVVNLVFTFAVPGISIAGHLGGLVAGALMALVLAYAPRMRRSTFQAAGGVVIMVALLALVLVRTADLLP from the coding sequence GTGAGCGAGTCACCGCCGACCACCCCCGTCTGCTACCGGCACCCCGGTCGGGAGACGTACGTCCGGTGCACCCGCTGCGACCGTCCGATCTGTCCCGAGTGCATGCGGGACGCCTCCGTGGGCCACCAGTGCCCGGAGTGTGTGAGCGAGGGCCGACGTTCGGTGCGACCGGCGCGCACCGCCTTCGGCGGCGGTGCCGCCGGTCGCCAGGGCTACGTGACCAAGGCCCTGATCTCGCTGAACGTGCTGATGATGCTGCTCTCCATCGCCTCCGACCGGGGCGGTGACTCCGCTGCCGGCGGTTCCGGCTTCGGCGGGTTGATGGGTGGCAGCACCCCGCTGACCGAGTGGGGCGCGGTGCTCGGCCGGGCGCTCTTCCCGGACGGCACCATCCAGGGGGTCGCCGAGGGCGAGTGGTACCGCCTGCTCACCGCGATGTTCCTGCACTACGGCGTGGTGCACCTGCTGCTCAACATGTGGGCCCTGTGGGTGCTCGGCCGCTCTCTGGAGGCGGCCCTCGGGCCGTTGCGCTTCCTGGCGCTCTACCTGATCGCCGGGTTGGGCGGCAACGTCGCGGCCTACTTCTTCAGCGCGCCCAACGCCGCCACGGCCGGTGCCTCCACCGCCGTCTTCGGCCTCTTCGCCGCGCTCTTCGTGATCATGCGCCGGCTCGGCCGGGACACCTCGGCCGTGGTGCCCATCCTGGTGGTCAACCTGGTGTTCACCTTCGCCGTGCCGGGCATCTCCATCGCCGGGCACCTGGGCGGCCTGGTCGCCGGGGCGCTGATGGCTCTGGTCCTGGCCTACGCCCCCCGGATGCGCCGCTCGACCTTCCAGGCCGCCGGCGGCGTGGTCATCATGGTGGCCCTGCTCGCCCTCGTCCTCGTGCGCACCGCTGACCTGCTTCCCTAG
- a CDS encoding peptidylprolyl isomerase, producing the protein MAEAVYATLHTNHGPIRLELFSNHAPKTVRNFVELAEGTREYTDPRTGQPGSGPYYDGTISHRVISGFMIQMGDPTGTGRGGPGYKFADEFHPELRFDRPYLLAMANAGPGTNGSQFFITVGPTPHLNNRHTIFGQVADEDSAKVVDSIATTPTGPSDRPLSDVVIERVQIERSPA; encoded by the coding sequence GTGGCCGAGGCTGTCTACGCCACCTTGCACACCAACCATGGCCCGATCCGGCTGGAGCTCTTCTCCAACCACGCCCCGAAGACCGTCCGCAACTTCGTGGAGCTGGCCGAGGGCACCCGGGAGTACACCGACCCGCGCACCGGCCAGCCGGGCAGCGGGCCGTACTACGACGGCACCATCTCGCACCGCGTGATCAGCGGCTTCATGATCCAGATGGGTGACCCGACCGGCACCGGTCGCGGCGGGCCGGGCTACAAGTTCGCCGACGAGTTCCACCCCGAGCTGCGCTTCGACCGCCCGTATCTGCTGGCCATGGCGAACGCCGGACCGGGCACCAACGGCTCGCAGTTCTTCATCACCGTGGGCCCGACGCCGCACCTGAACAACCGGCACACCATCTTCGGCCAGGTGGCGGACGAGGACTCCGCGAAGGTCGTCGACTCGATCGCCACCACGCCCACCGGCCCGAGCGACCGGCCCCTCTCCGACGTCGTGATCGAGCGGGTCCAGATCGAGCGCTCCCCGGCCTGA
- the corA gene encoding magnesium/cobalt transporter CorA: MSDRTDRARNTPLGAGRVLRPRAWAAPVRAMSRILNTEDAPRPPRDTGPDRNAVVDCALYVEGIRQPGDWNYTDALTAARRQPHAFVWLGLHEPGLREMTGIAATYGLHELAVEDAVKAQQRPKLEQFGEVSFLVLRTARYCEHTELTETSEVVETGQVMLFIGPDFVISVRHGDACRLAPVRADLESTRDLLLHGPWAVAYAVTDRVVDLYLEVADQVEDDLDVLEAEVFDRQSHGRIQRIYQMKRELVEFKRAVVPLQRPLMTLTAQVNREVPKEIRRYFRDVQDHLSRTVEQVNSYDDLLNSILQARLAQVTVDQNNDMRKIAAWAAIAAVWTAIAGIYGMNFENMPELKMTYGYPVVLALMLGISMALYRWFRRNGWL, from the coding sequence ATGTCTGACCGGACCGATCGGGCCCGGAACACACCACTCGGCGCCGGCCGGGTCCTCCGCCCCCGGGCGTGGGCGGCCCCCGTCCGGGCGATGAGCCGGATCCTGAACACGGAGGACGCTCCCCGTCCGCCCCGGGACACCGGCCCGGACCGCAACGCCGTGGTCGACTGCGCCCTCTACGTCGAGGGGATCCGGCAGCCGGGCGACTGGAACTACACCGACGCGCTCACCGCGGCCCGCCGCCAGCCGCACGCCTTCGTCTGGCTGGGACTGCACGAGCCGGGCCTGCGGGAGATGACCGGCATCGCGGCCACGTACGGGTTGCACGAACTCGCCGTCGAGGACGCGGTCAAGGCCCAGCAGCGGCCGAAGCTGGAGCAGTTCGGCGAGGTCAGCTTCCTGGTGCTGCGTACCGCCCGGTACTGCGAGCACACCGAGCTGACCGAGACCTCCGAGGTGGTCGAGACCGGCCAGGTGATGCTCTTCATCGGGCCCGACTTCGTGATCAGCGTCCGGCACGGGGACGCCTGCCGTCTCGCGCCCGTCCGGGCCGACCTGGAGAGCACCCGCGACCTGCTGCTGCACGGCCCGTGGGCGGTGGCGTACGCGGTCACCGACCGGGTGGTGGACCTCTACCTGGAGGTCGCCGACCAGGTCGAGGACGACCTGGACGTGCTGGAGGCGGAGGTCTTCGACCGGCAGAGCCACGGTCGGATCCAGCGGATCTACCAGATGAAGCGGGAACTGGTCGAGTTCAAGCGGGCGGTGGTGCCGTTGCAGCGACCGCTGATGACGCTCACCGCCCAGGTCAACCGGGAGGTGCCGAAGGAGATCCGGCGCTACTTCCGGGACGTGCAGGACCATCTCAGCCGCACCGTCGAGCAGGTCAACTCCTACGACGACCTGCTGAACTCGATCCTCCAGGCGCGACTGGCCCAGGTCACCGTCGACCAGAACAACGACATGCGCAAGATCGCCGCCTGGGCCGCGATCGCCGCCGTGTGGACCGCCATCGCGGGCATCTACGGCATGAACTTCGAGAACATGCCCGAGCTGAAGATGACGTACGGCTATCCGGTCGTCCTGGCCCTGATGCTGGGCATCTCGATGGCCCTCTACCGCTGGTTCCGCCGCAACGGCTGGCTCTGA